A stretch of DNA from Pseudomonadota bacterium:
TCTTTGCCGATTGCATCTTTTGCAATCAATGCTACAAGGGAAGAATCGATCCCACCGCTTAAGCCTAATACTACCCTCTTAAAACCATTTTTTCTCACATAATCCTTTACTCCCAGGACAAGTACTTTGTAAATCTCTTCTAATGGTTTAAGCCTTTTCGTTATTTTTTCCTGAACCGCCTTCTTTTTTTGTTTAAGTTGAAAGGAGATATTAATCGTTTTTGTTTTTCTATCAATACTTGCCTTATTTGTTTGTTTATACATTAAATCAGCCACAACAAGGTCTTCTTCAAAAGGTGTACCTCTCGATATAATTTCCCCCTCCTCATTAATAATGAAACTCTCTCCATCAAACACAACCTCATCCTGTCCCCCTACCATATTTACGCAGGCTAAAACAGCATGGTTCTCATAAGCTTTTTGAGAGGCTGATTTTTCCTTTTGTATATTCCCCCCGATATAGTACGGGGATGCATCAATGTTTATGATGAATTTTGTACCGGGATGTGCTTTTAAGTGTAAAATATCATCACCAATAGACACCGAGAAATAGACACCGTCAAGGTTGTATAATGGATAACCTCCACCTTTCTGGAAGTATTTGAATTCGTCGAATATACTACTTCTTATAAAATTGATTTTATGATAGACATCGATCAATTTACCGTTAGAGATAATGGCAGCCCCGTTGTATATATTATCTCGTGCATCGACAAAACCGACAATAGAGGTGATTCCCTTCGTGTGGGGTACAATTTTTTTTAAGCAGATCATATTGTCCTTTAAAAAACTGGTATTTAGTAGAAGGTCTTCAGGCGGATAACCCGTAATTGAAAGCTCTGGAAAAATAACAATATCCGCATTATTTCCCTTTGCTTTTTCTATATATTCGATAATTTTTTCTGTGTTACCTCTTAAATCTCCGACAGTTGGGTTAATCTGTGCAAGAGCAATCCTTAATATCCTCATAATCAATTTTTATCATACTCAATTAAGAAAATATAGGTAAAAGTTATTTATAAAGAACGTGGGCTATTATACCCTCCATGGTGGTGGAAAAACTGGATAATTAAATTCTATCAAAAAGGGTTCATCCCATGTAATGTCATGGAGAAATATTTTCTTTAGCCCCTCTAAGGTTTTAGTCCTTTTTGCCTTGATACCAAAGGCATTGGCAAGCTTTATAAAATCAGGATTTGTTAGCTTCATAGAATCTTTTATTCCATACGTTGTGTTCATATAATCCTCAAGTATGCCAAAACTGTTGTTGTTGTAGACCAGGAATACGACAGGGATATTATATTTTTTTATCGTTGAAAGCTCGCCTATGGTGGGCAAAGCACTTCCATCACCGCATATTGAAAGACACGGCCTGTCAGGTCTCCCTATCTTTGCACCAATGCTTGCAGGAAGGGCATAAAAGATTGGTGATATTCCTCGTGGCATGATAAAAGTATTCTGGTAATAGACTGGAAAGTAATACTCTGCCCAGTAAGAGGGTAAACTCAAATCCCATACTGTTATCGTATCTTCCGGAATAACCTCTCTAATAAGCTCTATGATCTTAAAACCTGTGGATGTTTTTTTAATTGTTGCGTATTCCTTTTTCTGTGTCTTTTTCAGTTCTTTGAGGCTCCATTCAAATCTTCTTCCCTTTAGGGTTTGGTGAAGCCCTTCTAAAGCCTTTTTTATATCTCCTATGATTTTCAGCTTTGTAAAATAATTTTTACCAATCCATTGCTCGTCTATATCAATATGGATGAGTTCCTTTACTTTTACCCCTCTTCGCTTAGCGTCCACATCACGCAGCCGTGTCCCGATTGCTATCACAATATCAGATGATGCGATAATATCCTTTACAATCCCCTTTTGCATGATGCTGCCAAAGGCGTATATGCTATCTTCACGGATTATCCCCTTGCCCCCTGTACTTGTGAGGAAAGGCATTGATGTACCCATACAGATACTATTCAAAATTGGTTTTATGTCTTCGAACATCAGGGATTTTCCACCTATAATTACCGGTTTTTCCTTCCCCCGTAATGCTTCTTCAACCCTGCTTAAATCAGGCTCAATCTCTTGTTGTTCCTCCCC
This window harbors:
- a CDS encoding NAD+ synthase; the protein is MRILRIALAQINPTVGDLRGNTEKIIEYIEKAKGNNADIVIFPELSITGYPPEDLLLNTSFLKDNMICLKKIVPHTKGITSIVGFVDARDNIYNGAAIISNGKLIDVYHKINFIRSSIFDEFKYFQKGGGYPLYNLDGVYFSVSIGDDILHLKAHPGTKFIINIDASPYYIGGNIQKEKSASQKAYENHAVLACVNMVGGQDEVVFDGESFIINEEGEIISRGTPFEEDLVVADLMYKQTNKASIDRKTKTINISFQLKQKKKAVQEKITKRLKPLEEIYKVLVLGVKDYVRKNGFKRVVLGLSGGIDSSLVALIAKDAIGKDSVTGIFMPSQYTSIESKEDAYQLAKNLNIKIFKIPIVPLFRTYMNLFKTHFKNLPVDITEENIQPRIRANILMAFSNKFGWLVLNSGNKSEIGTGYSTLYGDTAGGFAVLKDVSKTFVYKLAMWRNKKERYPLMPERVFKKAPSAELKPDQKDTDTLPPYKILDPILTAYIEDNKTIDELSAMGYDTRLVKEIMGMVDQSEYKRRQSPIGIKITKRSFGKDRTFPITNKYKHKL
- a CDS encoding thiamine pyrophosphate-binding protein: MVGKEAILHYFERKGIHNIFHLPGIHTLPLNESLIRHSINVFIGRHESNIAFMADGYARSSGKVGVLIVTPGPGLGNVVSGCMEAYGDDVPLLIIHIDTGRKETGKGILHELEEPENIFKHFTKKTFFVSNKNDLIPTLDDAYLTAFSKRRGPVVISIPYTFFEEEAPFQINGEEQQEIEPDLSRVEEALRGKEKPVIIGGKSLMFEDIKPILNSICMGTSMPFLTSTGGKGIIREDSIYAFGSIMQKGIVKDIIASSDIVIAIGTRLRDVDAKRRGVKVKELIHIDIDEQWIGKNYFTKLKIIGDIKKALEGLHQTLKGRRFEWSLKELKKTQKKEYATIKKTSTGFKIIELIREVIPEDTITVWDLSLPSYWAEYYFPVYYQNTFIMPRGISPIFYALPASIGAKIGRPDRPCLSICGDGSALPTIGELSTIKKYNIPVVFLVYNNNSFGILEDYMNTTYGIKDSMKLTNPDFIKLANAFGIKAKRTKTLEGLKKIFLHDITWDEPFLIEFNYPVFPPPWRV